The following proteins come from a genomic window of Rutidosis leptorrhynchoides isolate AG116_Rl617_1_P2 chromosome 10, CSIRO_AGI_Rlap_v1, whole genome shotgun sequence:
- the LOC139870421 gene encoding putative clathrin assembly protein At1g03050 has protein sequence MHKRFQRAYTTIKENTFVSYAKIATVGGFCNVDLVLVKATSPEDIPLRDRYVLQLLKIFAVSPESYHTFASSFSRRFSNSKCWRVALKCLILLHRLLRSLPYDTPFRTELLWARSNGLLSLNPCPFRDTSSCNSHDYTQFILSYANLLDEALYCLTLDSEQINEDLIEKHEYDDQEEMMFQTYPDKMKRLIDKLEILQQFQSLIDRVIECKPNGQAARSFLVHSTLKYIVRDSFFCYTNFNSEIGSVLDHLIQLPYRSCMIAFVLYKKAAIQADRLIEFYDWCKSVGLCGTYEYPVVDRIPEIQIQALENFLSGMWELSDSSSSNGSPIASTVESALSSIEDDAQIVRFNDWVRFDEDEKITEKALISFETNTSDKKQDDVMSWEVLLEASLILAPLMVSNNYFYFEPESKNESNDLQIQVYNPCVINPFLQSNYGYNSLNLLD, from the coding sequence ATGCATAAGCGGTTTCAACGAGCGTACACTACAATTAAAGAAAACACATTTGTTAGTTATGCTAAAATCGCAACGGTTGGAGGGTTTTGCAATGTTGATTTAGTACTCGTAAAAGCAACATCTCCCGAAGACATACCTCTTCGAGATCGTTATGTTCTTCAACTTTTAAAAATTTTCGCGGTTTCCCCCGAATCTTACCATACGTTTGCATCTAGTTTCTCGCGAAGGTTTAGCAACTCGAAATGTTGGAGGGTTGCGTTAAAATGCTTAATTCTTCTTCATCGTTTGCTTCGATCGTTGCCTTATGATACCCCGTTTAGAACCGAACTTCTATGGGCCCGTTCCAACGGGCTTTTATCGCTAAATCCTTGCCCTTTTCGCGACACATCCTCGTGTAATTCACATGATTACACACAATTCATTTTGTCATATGCTAATCTTCTTGATGAAGCCTTATATTGTCTCACGCTCGATAGTGAACAAATTAACGAAGATCTAATAGAAAAACACGAATATGATGATCAAGAAGAAATGATGTTTCAAACGTATCCCGACAAAATGAAAAGATTAATTGACAAATTAGAGATCTTACAACAATTtcaaagcctaattgatcgagtaaTCGAATGTAAACCAAACGGACAAGCAGCAAGAAGCTTTCTTGTACATTCGACGCTAAAATACATTGTTCGTGATAGTTTCTTTTGCTATACTAATTTCAATAGCGAAATAGGTTCCGTGCTGGATCATCTCATTCAACTGCCATACAGAAGTTGTATGATAGCTTTCGTGTTATACAAGAAAGCTGCAATTCAAGCTGATAGGCTTATTGAATTCTACGATTGGTGTAAATCGGTCGGACTATGTGGGACCTACGAATACCCTGTTGTTGATCGAATCCCCGAAATACAAATTCAAGCACTAGAGAATTTTCTTAGTGGTATGTGGGAATTATCAGATTCTTCATCTTCAAATGGTTCTCCAATTGCATCCACGGTTGAATCTGCGTTAAGTTCGATAGAAGATGATGCACAAATTGTGAGATTCAACGATTGGGTTCGATTCGATGAAGATGAAAAGATAACAGAAAAGGCATTGATCTCATTTGAGACAAACACAAGTGATAAAAAGCAAGATGATGTTATGAGTTGGGAGGTTTTGTTAGAAGCTTCACTGATTCTTGCACCACTCATGGTATCCAATAATTACTTCTATTTTGAGCCCGAATCGAAAAATGAATCGAATGATTTGCAGATTCAAGTGTATAATCCATGTGTGATCAACCCATTTCTCCAGTCGAATTATGGGTACAATAGTCTTAATTTGCTAGATTAG